A portion of the Helicobacter pylori NQ4053 genome contains these proteins:
- a CDS encoding R.Pab1 family restriction endonuclease → MSLIKIDNNKKVIEVSIPLTSISGKVRVKIRHAFSDYGISTATRKIPFSLKHYVEWQIGYDVPIKDKEKFELTTLKDEKYHFLGANNKRKTLYELSEIIYYAKRLGLISLENLENTLKYLEKQKQFIEDNFTITRERFRSHQFGGMDFELSRISYPLLIHSFNDNQLSEIVIREQQYGSKTQAMLYFCFSILELKTATPLLNRTAALKEHALLTIHKTNALVFLEMLKIFSLLSQVHHNDVLKILEKILEN, encoded by the coding sequence GTGAGTTTGATTAAGATTGATAATAATAAAAAAGTGATTGAGGTTTCTATTCCTTTAACTTCCATTTCAGGCAAAGTGCGTGTGAAAATCAGACATGCCTTTAGCGATTATGGCATTTCAACAGCGACTAGAAAAATCCCTTTTAGTTTAAAGCATTATGTAGAGTGGCAAATCGGTTATGATGTCCCCATTAAAGATAAAGAAAAATTTGAACTCACTACCCTAAAAGATGAAAAATATCATTTTTTAGGGGCTAATAATAAAAGAAAAACCCTTTATGAATTGAGCGAAATAATTTATTACGCTAAGCGATTGGGTTTAATCAGTTTAGAAAATTTAGAAAATACTTTAAAATATTTAGAAAAACAAAAACAATTCATAGAAGATAATTTCACGATCACAAGAGAAAGATTTAGATCGCATCAATTTGGGGGCATGGATTTTGAACTTTCACGCATTTCTTATCCTTTACTCATTCATTCTTTTAATGATAATCAGTTGAGCGAAATCGTTATTAGAGAGCAACAATACGGCTCTAAAACCCAAGCCATGCTATATTTTTGCTTTTCTATTCTGGAATTAAAAACCGCTACCCCCTTATTAAATAGAACGGCTGCACTCAAAGAACATGCTCTTTTAACTATCCATAAAACCAACGCTCTTGTGTTTTTAGAAATGCTTAAAATTTTTAGCCTTTTAAGCCAAGTGCACCATAACGATGTGTTAAAGATTTTAGAAAAAATACTTGAAAATTAA
- the csd3 gene encoding peptidoglycan DD-metalloendopeptidase Csd3 encodes MVFFHKKVILNFTYSLMVAFLFHLSCGVLLKADGMAKKQTLLVGERLVWDKLTLLGFLEKNRIPQKLYYNLSSQDKELSAEIQSNVTYYTLRDENNTLIQALIPISQDLQIHIYKKGEDYFLDFIPIVFTRKERTLLLSLQTSPYQDIVKATNDPLLANQLMNAYKKSVPFKRLVKNDKIAIVYTRDYRVGQAFGQPTIKIAMISSRLHQYYLFSHSNGRYYDSKAQEVAGFLLETPVKYTRISSPFSYGRFHPVLKVRRPHYGVDYAAKHGSLIHSASDGRVGFIGVKAGYGNVVEIHLNELRLVYAHMSAFAKGLKKGSFVKKGQIIGRVGSTGLSTGPHLHFGVYKNSRPINPLGYIRTAKSKLHGKQREVFLEKAQHSKQKLEELLKTHSFEKNSFYLLEGF; translated from the coding sequence ATGGTATTTTTTCATAAGAAAGTTATTTTAAATTTTACCTATTCTTTAATGGTTGCTTTTTTATTCCATTTATCCTGTGGGGTTCTTTTAAAAGCCGATGGAATGGCTAAAAAGCAAACTTTATTGGTGGGCGAAAGGCTTGTGTGGGATAAGCTCACGCTGTTAGGGTTTTTAGAAAAAAATCGTATCCCTCAAAAACTCTACTACAATTTGAGCTCTCAAGATAAAGAATTGAGCGCTGAAATCCAAAGCAATGTTACCTACTACACTTTAAGAGATGAAAACAACACGCTCATTCAAGCCCTTATCCCTATAAGCCAGGATTTGCAAATCCATATTTACAAAAAAGGGGAGGATTATTTTTTAGACTTTATCCCCATTGTTTTCACTCGTAAAGAAAGAACCCTCCTTCTTTCCTTACAAACTTCGCCCTATCAAGATATTGTCAAAGCCACCAATGACCCCCTTTTAGCCAACCAATTGATGAACGCGTATAAAAAAAGCGTGCCTTTTAAACGCCTAGTGAAAAACGATAAAATCGCTATCGTTTATACAAGGGATTATCGTGTGGGGCAAGCGTTTGGCCAGCCGACTATCAAAATAGCCATGATTAGCTCTCGTTTGCACCAATACTATCTCTTTTCCCATTCAAACGGGCGTTATTATGACTCAAAAGCGCAAGAAGTGGCAGGGTTTTTATTAGAAACCCCAGTGAAATACACCCGCATTTCTTCGCCTTTTTCGTATGGGAGGTTCCATCCTGTCTTAAAAGTCAGACGGCCTCATTACGGCGTGGATTATGCGGCTAAACATGGCAGTTTGATCCATTCTGCTTCAGATGGCCGTGTGGGTTTTATAGGGGTTAAGGCGGGGTATGGGAATGTGGTTGAAATCCATTTGAATGAATTGCGCTTGGTGTATGCTCACATGAGCGCGTTCGCTAAGGGGTTGAAAAAAGGATCGTTCGTTAAAAAAGGGCAAATCATAGGAAGAGTGGGAAGCACCGGTTTAAGCACCGGGCCGCATTTGCATTTTGGCGTGTATAAAAACTCCCGCCCGATTAATCCTTTAGGCTATATCCGCACCGCTAAAAGCAAATTACACGGCAAGCAAAGAGAGGTTTTTTTAGAAAAAGCTCAGCATTCTAAGCAAAAATTAGAAGAACTTTTGAAAACCCATTCTTTTGAAAAAAATTCATTTTATCTTTTGGAGGGTTTTTAA
- the pgbA gene encoding plasminogen-binding protein PgbA, translating to MLRLLIGLLLMSFISLQSASWQEPLRVSIEFVDLSKKIIRFPAHDLQVGEFGFVVTKLSDYEIVNSEVVIIAVENGVATAKFRAFESMKQSHLPTPRMVARKGDLVYFRQFNNQAFLIAPNDELYEQIRATNTDINFISSDLLVTFLNGFDPKIANLRKACNVYSVGVIYIVTTNTLNILSCESFEILEKRELDTSGVTKTSTPFFSRVEGIDAGTLGKLFSGSQSKNYFAYYDALVKKEKRKEVRIKKREEKIDSREIKREFKQEAIKEPKKANQSTENAPTLEEKNYQKAERKLDSKEERRYLRDERKKAKATKKAMELEEREKEHDEKDEKETEGRRKALEMDKGNEKVNTKENEQEIKQEAIKEPDNGNNATQQGENKNAPKENNAQKEEKKPNSKEEKRRLKEEKKKAKAEQRAREFEQRAKEHQERDEKELEERRKALEAGKK from the coding sequence ATGTTAAGGCTTTTGATAGGACTTCTTCTAATGAGTTTTATAAGCTTGCAATCAGCCTCTTGGCAAGAACCCTTAAGAGTGAGTATAGAATTTGTGGATTTGTCTAAAAAAATCATTCGTTTTCCGGCTCATGATTTGCAAGTGGGGGAGTTTGGTTTTGTCGTTACTAAACTTTCAGATTATGAAATCGTTAATTCTGAAGTGGTCATTATCGCCGTTGAAAATGGTGTCGCAACGGCTAAATTCAGAGCGTTTGAGTCTATGAAACAAAGCCATTTACCCACTCCAAGAATGGTCGCTAGAAAGGGGGATTTAGTCTATTTTAGGCAATTCAACAACCAAGCGTTTTTAATCGCTCCTAATGATGAACTCTATGAGCAAATCAGAGCGACTAACACCGATATTAATTTTATTAGTTCTGATTTGTTGGTTACTTTTTTGAATGGGTTTGACCCAAAAATCGCTAATTTAAGAAAAGCGTGTAATGTTTATAGCGTGGGGGTGATTTATATTGTAACCACGAACACGCTCAATATTTTAAGCTGTGAGAGTTTTGAAATTCTAGAAAAAAGAGAGCTGGATACAAGCGGCGTTACTAAAACTTCCACGCCGTTTTTTTCTAGAGTTGAAGGGATTGATGCAGGCACGCTAGGGAAACTTTTTTCAGGCAGTCAATCTAAAAATTACTTCGCTTACTATGACGCTTTAGTCAAAAAAGAAAAACGCAAAGAAGTGAGGATTAAAAAGAGGGAAGAAAAGATTGATTCTAGAGAAATTAAACGAGAGTTCAAGCAAGAAGCCATTAAAGAGCCTAAAAAAGCCAATCAAAGCACAGAAAACGCTCCTACTTTAGAAGAGAAAAACTACCAAAAAGCAGAGCGAAAACTTGATTCTAAAGAAGAAAGGCGCTATTTAAGAGATGAAAGGAAAAAAGCCAAAGCCACCAAAAAGGCTATGGAATTGGAAGAAAGAGAAAAAGAGCATGATGAAAAAGACGAAAAAGAGACTGAAGGAAGAAGAAAAGCTTTAGAAATGGATAAAGGCAATGAAAAAGTCAATACCAAAGAAAATGAGCAAGAAATCAAGCAAGAAGCCATTAAAGAGCCAGATAATGGAAATAACGCCACCCAACAAGGCGAAAACAAAAACGCTCCTAAAGAGAACAACGCTCAAAAAGAAGAGAAAAAACCAAATTCTAAAGAAGAAAAACGCCGTTTGAAAGAAGAAAAGAAAAAAGCCAAAGCCGAACAAAGAGCGAGAGAATTTGAACAAAGAGCGAAAGAGCATCAAGAAAGAGATGAAAAAGAGCTTGAAGAGCGAAGAAAGGCGCTAGAAGCGGGTAAAAAATAA
- the glcD gene encoding glycolate oxidase subunit GlcD, with product MLDQQHIKYFKNLVGGEDFFTDLAHLNAYCYDATKERHLPSGVIFPKNEQEISQILKYCNEHRIIVVPRGAGSGFTGGALSVSGGLVLSVEKHLDKILEIDTKNLIARVEPGVINKHFQNEVEKLDLFYPPDPASENQSTLGGNVAENAGGMRAAKYGITKDYVMALRVVLANGEIIRAGKKTIKDVAGFNVAGLMIASEGCLGVISEITLKLLAKPPLKQSAMGVFNHIEDAMNAVYKTMSSGVTPVAMEFLDNLSIQAVEERFSKGLPKDAGAILITQVDGVVKEQIAWQLNEIEKHFKANGCVDFKIAQNEQEEQDLWFSRRNASQSISVYGKKKLNEDVTVPRASLPSLLQEVAKISQKYGFKIPCFGHTGDGNVHVNIMLEDPKKDLEKGHKAMEEIFQAAISLEGTLSGEHGIGLSKAKFMPLAFNHSEMELFRNIKKALDPNNILNPFKMGL from the coding sequence ATGTTAGACCAACAACACATTAAATATTTTAAAAACCTAGTAGGGGGAGAGGATTTTTTCACCGATTTAGCGCATTTGAACGCTTATTGCTATGACGCTACCAAAGAAAGGCATTTGCCTAGCGGTGTGATTTTCCCTAAAAACGAGCAAGAAATCAGCCAGATTTTAAAATACTGCAACGAGCACCGCATCATCGTTGTGCCTAGGGGGGCTGGGAGCGGTTTTACAGGGGGGGCGTTGAGCGTGAGCGGGGGGCTAGTTTTAAGCGTAGAAAAACATTTGGATAAGATTTTAGAGATTGACACTAAAAATTTAATCGCTAGAGTAGAACCGGGCGTGATTAACAAGCATTTCCAAAACGAAGTGGAAAAATTGGATTTATTCTACCCCCCAGATCCAGCGAGTGAAAATCAAAGCACTTTAGGGGGGAATGTCGCTGAAAATGCCGGTGGCATGCGTGCGGCTAAATACGGCATCACTAAAGATTATGTCATGGCTTTAAGGGTGGTTTTAGCGAATGGTGAAATCATAAGGGCAGGCAAAAAAACGATCAAAGATGTCGCCGGCTTTAATGTTGCAGGGCTGATGATCGCTAGTGAGGGGTGTTTGGGCGTGATTTCTGAAATCACTTTAAAGCTTTTAGCCAAACCGCCCCTAAAACAAAGCGCGATGGGGGTTTTTAACCATATTGAAGACGCCATGAACGCCGTTTATAAGACAATGAGCAGTGGCGTTACGCCTGTAGCGATGGAATTTTTGGATAACTTGAGTATCCAAGCGGTTGAAGAGAGATTTTCTAAAGGCTTACCCAAAGACGCTGGAGCGATACTCATCACTCAAGTGGATGGCGTGGTTAAAGAGCAGATTGCATGGCAACTCAATGAGATAGAAAAGCATTTCAAAGCCAATGGGTGCGTGGATTTTAAGATCGCTCAAAACGAACAAGAAGAGCAGGATTTATGGTTTTCAAGGCGTAACGCTTCCCAAAGCATTAGCGTTTATGGTAAAAAGAAATTGAATGAAGACGTGACCGTTCCTAGGGCGAGTTTGCCGAGTTTGTTGCAAGAAGTCGCCAAAATAAGCCAAAAATACGGCTTTAAAATCCCTTGCTTTGGGCATACGGGCGATGGCAATGTGCATGTGAATATCATGCTAGAAGATCCTAAAAAAGATTTAGAAAAAGGCCATAAGGCTATGGAAGAGATTTTTCAGGCCGCTATTAGTTTGGAGGGGACTTTAAGCGGGGAGCATGGCATAGGCTTGTCTAAAGCCAAATTCATGCCTTTAGCGTTTAATCATAGTGAAATGGAGCTTTTTAGGAACATTAAAAAAGCTCTCGATCCTAACAATATTTTAAACCCTTTTAAAATGGGGTTGTAA
- the dapB gene encoding 4-hydroxy-tetrahydrodipicolinate reductase yields MKIGVYGASGRIGKLLLEELKGGYKGLELSSVFVRQKCETDFSSFSHAPLVTNDLKVFVKACECVVDFSLPKGVDHLLETLLKCPKILVSGTTGLEKETLEKMQQLALKAPLLHAHNMSLGIMMLNQLAFLASLKLKDADIEIVETHHNLKKDAPSGTALSLYETCAKARGYDEKSALTTHREGLRSKESIGIAALRGGDVAGKHTIGFYLEGEYIELSHTATNRSIFAKGALEVALWLKDKAAKKYEINEMFG; encoded by the coding sequence ATGAAAATCGGTGTTTATGGAGCGAGCGGTCGTATAGGGAAATTACTTTTAGAAGAATTAAAGGGGGGGTATAAGGGATTAGAGTTATCTAGCGTGTTTGTCAGGCAAAAATGCGAAACGGATTTCAGCTCTTTTTCACACGCCCCTTTAGTAACCAATGATTTAAAAGTGTTTGTGAAAGCTTGCGAATGCGTGGTTGATTTTTCTTTACCTAAAGGCGTGGATCATTTGCTAGAGACTCTTTTAAAATGCCCTAAAATTTTAGTTTCTGGCACGACCGGTTTAGAAAAAGAAACGCTAGAAAAAATGCAACAATTAGCCTTAAAAGCGCCGCTTTTGCACGCGCACAACATGTCTTTAGGGATTATGATGCTCAACCAATTAGCCTTTTTAGCTTCTTTGAAATTAAAAGATGCGGATATTGAAATCGTAGAAACGCACCACAATCTCAAAAAAGACGCCCCGAGCGGCACGGCGTTGAGTTTGTATGAAACTTGCGCTAAGGCTAGGGGGTATGATGAAAAAAGCGCCCTTACCACTCACAGAGAAGGTTTGCGCTCTAAAGAAAGCATTGGTATAGCCGCTTTAAGGGGGGGCGATGTCGCCGGGAAGCACACGATAGGGTTTTATTTGGAAGGCGAATACATAGAGCTTAGCCATACGGCGACTAACCGCTCTATTTTTGCTAAAGGGGCTTTAGAAGTGGCTCTATGGCTTAAGGATAAAGCCGCTAAAAAATATGAAATCAACGAGATGTTTGGTTGA
- the glnA gene encoding type I glutamate--ammonia ligase, with the protein MIVRTQNSESKIKEFFEFCKENEVEFVDFRFSDIKGTWNHIAYSFGALTHGMLKEGIPFDASCFKGWQGIEHSDMILTPDLVRYFIDPFSADVSVVVFCDVYDVYKNQPYEKCPRSIAKKALQHLKDSGLGDVAYFGAENEFFIFDSIKIKDASNSQYYEVDSEEGEWNRDRSFENGVNFGHRPGKQGGYLPVPPTDTMMDIRTEIVKVLNQVGLETFVVHHEVAQAQGEVGVKFGDLVEAADNVQKLKYVVKMVAHLNGKTATFMPKPLYGDNGSGMHTHVSVWKNNENLFSGEAYKGLSEFALHFLGGVLRHARGLAAFTNASTNSYKRLIPGYEAPSILTYSANNRSASVRIPYGISKNSARFEFRFPDSSSNPYLAFGAILMAGIDGIKNKMDPGEAMDINLFKLTLDEIREKGIKQMPHTLRRSLEEMLADKQYLKEGQVFSEEFIQAYQSLKFNAEVFPWESKPHPFEFITTYSC; encoded by the coding sequence ATGATAGTAAGAACTCAAAATAGTGAAAGCAAGATCAAAGAATTTTTTGAATTTTGCAAAGAAAATGAAGTGGAATTTGTGGATTTTAGATTCAGCGATATTAAAGGCACTTGGAATCACATCGCTTATTCTTTTGGGGCTTTAACGCATGGCATGCTTAAAGAGGGGATTCCTTTTGATGCGAGTTGTTTTAAAGGCTGGCAAGGCATTGAACACTCCGATATGATTTTAACCCCCGATTTGGTGCGTTATTTCATTGACCCTTTTAGCGCGGATGTGAGCGTGGTCGTGTTTTGCGATGTGTATGATGTGTATAAAAACCAGCCTTATGAGAAATGCCCTAGAAGTATCGCTAAAAAAGCCTTACAGCATTTAAAAGATTCAGGTTTGGGCGATGTGGCTTATTTTGGCGCGGAGAATGAATTTTTTATCTTTGATTCCATTAAGATTAAAGACGCTTCCAATTCCCAATACTATGAAGTGGATAGCGAAGAGGGCGAATGGAATAGGGATAGAAGCTTTGAAAATGGCGTGAATTTTGGGCATAGACCGGGCAAGCAAGGAGGCTATTTGCCTGTACCGCCAACGGATACGATGATGGATATTCGCACTGAAATTGTGAAAGTCTTAAACCAAGTGGGGTTAGAAACTTTTGTCGTCCATCATGAAGTCGCGCAAGCGCAAGGCGAGGTGGGCGTAAAATTTGGGGATTTAGTGGAAGCCGCTGATAATGTCCAAAAACTCAAATATGTGGTTAAAATGGTCGCTCATTTAAATGGGAAAACCGCCACTTTCATGCCAAAACCCCTATATGGGGATAACGGGAGCGGGATGCACACCCATGTGAGCGTTTGGAAAAACAACGAAAACCTTTTTAGCGGCGAAGCTTACAAGGGCTTGAGTGAGTTTGCGTTGCATTTTTTAGGGGGCGTGTTGCGCCACGCTAGAGGGTTAGCCGCTTTCACTAACGCTTCCACTAATTCTTACAAACGCTTGATTCCGGGATATGAAGCCCCATCTATTTTAACCTATTCGGCTAATAACAGGAGTGCGAGCGTGCGTATCCCTTATGGGATTTCTAAAAACAGCGCGAGGTTTGAATTCAGATTCCCGGACAGCTCATCAAACCCCTACTTGGCTTTTGGGGCTATTTTAATGGCGGGCATTGATGGCATTAAAAATAAAATGGATCCCGGCGAAGCGATGGACATTAACCTTTTCAAGCTAACTTTGGACGAAATCAGAGAAAAGGGTATCAAACAAATGCCCCACACTTTAAGGAGATCGTTAGAAGAAATGCTAGCCGATAAGCAGTATTTAAAAGAGGGGCAGGTCTTTAGCGAAGAATTTATTCAAGCCTATCAGTCTCTTAAATTCAACGCTGAAGTGTTCCCATGGGAGAGCAAGCCCCATCCTTTTGAATTTATCACCACTTATTCATGCTAA
- the rplI gene encoding 50S ribosomal protein L9 gives MKVLLLEDVKNLGKAGEVCEVKDGYGNNFLIANQKAKLATNEVINKYKAEVKKKAEKEALEKAQKLQMVETLQTITLTIHKKVGANGSLFGAITKEEITERLKEQHASLNLDKKDIELKHPIKSTGIYEIEVKLGSGIAGVFKIDVVAE, from the coding sequence ATGAAAGTTCTATTATTAGAAGATGTGAAAAATTTAGGCAAAGCAGGTGAAGTGTGTGAGGTTAAAGATGGTTATGGGAATAACTTTTTAATCGCTAACCAAAAAGCCAAACTCGCCACTAACGAAGTGATCAATAAATACAAAGCCGAAGTTAAAAAGAAAGCGGAAAAAGAAGCCCTAGAAAAGGCGCAAAAATTGCAAATGGTAGAAACCTTACAAACCATCACGCTGACTATCCACAAAAAAGTTGGCGCGAACGGCTCTTTATTTGGAGCGATCACTAAGGAAGAAATCACGGAGCGTTTGAAAGAACAGCATGCGAGTTTAAATTTAGATAAAAAAGACATTGAACTCAAACACCCGATTAAAAGCACAGGGATTTATGAGATTGAAGTCAAGCTTGGATCGGGGATTGCGGGCGTGTTTAAAATTGATGTGGTGGCTGAGTAG
- the hslV gene encoding ATP-dependent protease subunit HslV produces the protein MFEATTILGYRGELNHKKFALIGGDGQVTLGNCVVKANATKIRSLYHNQVLSGFAGSTADAFSLFDMFERILESKKGDLFKSVVDFSKEWRKDKYLRRLEAMMIVLNLDHIFILSGMGDVLEAEDNKIAAIGSGGNFALSAARALDHFAHLEPRKLVEESLKIAGDLCIYTNTNIKILEL, from the coding sequence ATGTTTGAAGCGACGACGATCCTAGGCTATAGAGGGGAATTGAATCATAAAAAGTTCGCGCTCATTGGAGGCGATGGGCAGGTAACTTTGGGTAATTGCGTGGTCAAAGCCAATGCGACAAAAATCAGAAGCTTGTATCACAACCAGGTTTTAAGCGGATTTGCCGGAAGCACCGCGGACGCTTTTAGTTTGTTTGATATGTTTGAACGCATTTTAGAGAGTAAAAAGGGGGATTTGTTTAAAAGCGTAGTAGATTTCAGCAAAGAATGGCGCAAGGATAAGTATTTACGCCGATTGGAAGCGATGATGATCGTTTTAAATTTGGATCACATTTTTATTTTGAGCGGCATGGGCGATGTTTTAGAGGCTGAAGACAATAAGATCGCTGCTATTGGGAGTGGGGGGAATTTTGCTTTGAGCGCAGCTAGGGCTTTGGATCATTTCGCTCATTTAGAGCCAAGAAAACTCGTAGAAGAGTCCTTAAAAATCGCAGGGGATCTTTGCATTTACACCAACACGAATATTAAAATTTTGGAGCTTTAA
- the hslU gene encoding HslU--HslV peptidase ATPase subunit, producing MSKLNMTPREIVAYLDEYIIEQKEAKKFIAIALRNRYRRLQLEKSLQEEITPKNILMIGSTGVGKTEIARRMAKIMKLPFVKVEASKYTEVGFVGRDVESMVRDLVNNSVLLVENEHKEKLKDKIEEAVVEKIAKKLLPPLPSGVSEEKKQEYANSLLKMQQRIAQGELDSREIEIEVRKKSIEIDSNVPPEILRVQENLIKVFHKEQDKVKKTLSVKEAKEALKAEISDTLLDGEAIKMEGLKRAESSGVIFIDEIDKIAVSSKEGSRQDPSKEGVQRDLLPIVEGSVVNTKYGSIKTEHILFIAAGAFHLSKPSDLIPELQGRFPLRVELENLTEEIMYMILTQTKTSIIKQYQALLKVEGVEIAFEDDAIKELAKLSYNANQKSEDIGARRLHTTIEKVLEDISFEAEDYSGQNITITKELVQSKLEDLVADENLVKYIL from the coding sequence ATGTCTAAATTGAATATGACCCCAAGAGAAATTGTCGCTTATTTGGATGAATACATCATTGAGCAAAAGGAGGCTAAAAAGTTTATCGCTATCGCTTTAAGGAATCGTTACAGGCGTTTGCAACTGGAAAAATCCTTACAAGAAGAAATCACGCCTAAAAACATTTTAATGATTGGCTCTACTGGCGTGGGTAAAACGGAAATAGCAAGAAGAATGGCAAAAATCATGAAACTCCCCTTTGTGAAAGTGGAAGCGAGCAAATACACAGAAGTGGGTTTTGTGGGGCGCGATGTGGAGTCTATGGTAAGGGATTTAGTCAATAACAGCGTGCTTTTAGTGGAAAATGAGCATAAAGAAAAATTAAAAGACAAGATTGAAGAGGCGGTTGTAGAAAAAATCGCTAAAAAACTCCTACCCCCCTTGCCTAGTGGCGTGAGTGAAGAGAAAAAACAAGAATACGCTAACAGCCTTTTAAAAATGCAACAAAGGATCGCACAAGGCGAGTTGGATAGTAGAGAAATTGAAATTGAAGTGCGTAAAAAAAGCATAGAGATTGATTCCAATGTGCCGCCTGAAATTTTAAGGGTTCAAGAAAATTTGATTAAGGTTTTCCATAAAGAACAGGATAAAGTCAAAAAAACTTTAAGCGTTAAAGAGGCTAAAGAAGCCCTAAAAGCAGAAATCAGCGACACGCTTTTAGATGGCGAAGCCATTAAAATGGAGGGTTTGAAGCGTGCGGAAAGTTCAGGGGTGATTTTTATTGATGAAATTGATAAGATCGCTGTCAGCTCTAAAGAAGGAAGCCGTCAAGATCCCAGTAAAGAGGGGGTTCAAAGGGATTTGTTGCCGATTGTAGAGGGGAGTGTGGTGAATACGAAGTATGGTTCTATTAAAACAGAGCATATTCTATTCATTGCGGCAGGGGCTTTTCATCTTTCTAAACCGAGCGATCTCATCCCTGAATTACAGGGGCGTTTCCCTTTAAGGGTGGAGTTAGAAAATTTAACCGAAGAAATCATGTATATGATTTTAACCCAAACTAAAACCTCTATCATCAAGCAATACCAAGCCCTTTTAAAAGTGGAGGGCGTAGAAATTGCGTTTGAAGACGATGCGATCAAAGAGTTAGCCAAACTTTCTTATAACGCCAATCAAAAAAGCGAAGATATAGGCGCTAGAAGGTTGCACACCACCATTGAAAAAGTGCTAGAAGACATTAGTTTTGAAGCGGAGGATTATTCGGGGCAAAATATTACTATCACTAAAGAATTGGTTCAATCAAAGCTAGAGGATTTAGTGGCTGATGAAAATTTGGTGAAGTATATTTTATGA
- the era gene encoding GTPase Era — translation MKTKAGFVALIGKPNAGKSTLLNTLLNAHLALVSHKANATRKLMKCIVPFKDKEGYESQIIFLDTPGLHHQEKLLNQCMLSQALKAMSDAELCVFLASVHDDLKGYEEFLSLCQKPHILALSKIDTATHKQVLQKLQEYQKYASQFLDLVPLSAKKSQNLNALLECISKHLNPSAWLFEKDLMSDEKMRDIYKEIIRESLFDFLSDEIPYESDVMIDKFIEEERIDKVYVHIIVEKESQKKIVIGKNGVNIKRIGTNARLKMQEVGEKKVFLNLQVIAQKSWSKEEKSLQKLGYIHQRKRD, via the coding sequence ATGAAAACTAAGGCGGGCTTTGTAGCTCTTATAGGCAAACCAAACGCTGGAAAAAGCACTCTTTTAAACACTTTATTAAACGCTCATTTAGCCCTTGTTTCGCATAAGGCTAATGCGACCAGAAAATTGATGAAATGCATCGTGCCTTTTAAAGACAAAGAAGGGTATGAGAGCCAGATCATTTTTTTAGACACACCAGGGCTCCATCATCAAGAAAAATTACTCAACCAGTGCATGCTCTCACAGGCTTTAAAAGCGATGAGCGATGCTGAATTGTGCGTTTTTTTGGCTTCTGTGCATGATGATTTGAAAGGGTATGAAGAGTTTTTGAGTTTGTGCCAAAAACCCCATATCTTGGCTTTGAGTAAGATTGACACAGCCACGCATAAGCAGGTTTTACAAAAATTACAAGAGTATCAAAAATACGCTTCGCAATTTTTAGATCTAGTGCCTTTGAGCGCGAAAAAATCTCAAAATTTAAACGCGCTTTTAGAATGCATCAGCAAGCATTTAAACCCTAGCGCATGGCTTTTTGAAAAGGATTTAATGAGCGATGAAAAAATGCGCGATATTTATAAGGAAATCATTAGGGAGAGTTTGTTTGATTTTTTGAGCGATGAAATCCCTTATGAAAGCGATGTGATGATTGATAAATTTATCGAAGAAGAACGCATAGACAAGGTTTATGTGCACATTATCGTAGAAAAAGAAAGCCAAAAAAAAATCGTGATAGGCAAAAACGGGGTAAATATCAAACGCATCGGGACTAACGCGCGATTAAAAATGCAAGAAGTGGGCGAAAAAAAGGTTTTTTTAAACTTGCAAGTGATCGCTCAAAAATCATGGAGTAAGGAAGAAAAGAGCTTGCAAAAACTGGGTTATATCCATCAAAGGAAAAGGGATTGA